Proteins encoded by one window of Emticicia oligotrophica DSM 17448:
- a CDS encoding GNAT family N-acetyltransferase: MHIHQRKANITDLDLYYNWANDSATRSNSFNTQEIDYQEHTNWFSKKVEDTNALLLVFENEENIPVGQVRIEKKTDENIIGISIDANFRGLGLAVPMLQNACQQFFQDFAEKNIHAYIKKHNLASVNSFKKAGFEINKELNINNEPSYLLIKTHV, from the coding sequence ATGCATATTCATCAACGAAAGGCTAATATTACCGACCTTGATTTATATTATAATTGGGCGAATGATTCTGCTACAAGAAGCAATTCATTTAATACCCAAGAAATTGATTATCAAGAACATACGAATTGGTTTTCGAAGAAAGTTGAGGATACAAACGCCCTTTTATTAGTATTTGAAAATGAGGAAAATATTCCTGTTGGGCAGGTAAGAATTGAGAAAAAAACTGATGAGAATATCATCGGAATTTCGATAGACGCCAATTTCAGAGGCTTGGGTTTAGCTGTACCAATGTTGCAAAATGCTTGTCAACAATTCTTTCAAGATTTTGCCGAAAAAAATATTCATGCATACATCAAAAAGCATAATTTAGCCTCGGTTAATTCATTTAAAAAAGCAGGTTTCGAGATAAATAAAGAGTTAAACATTAATAACGAACCCAGCTATCTTTTAATAAAAACTCATGTTTAA
- the rpsU gene encoding 30S ribosomal protein S21, protein MLVINVKENESIDKALKRFKKKFEKTGVLRQLRKRQAFEKPSVARRNEVIHAKYVTQLRSNEEM, encoded by the coding sequence ATGTTAGTAATCAACGTAAAAGAAAACGAATCTATTGATAAAGCTTTGAAGCGTTTTAAGAAGAAATTCGAAAAAACAGGTGTATTGCGTCAATTGCGTAAGCGTCAAGCATTCGAAAAACCATCAGTAGCTCGTCGTAACGAAGTTATTCACGCTAAATACGTGACTCAATTAAGAAGCAACGAAGAAATGTAA
- the madM gene encoding malonate transporter subunit MadM — MEIIVKFFEKNGLIIAFLSVGIITYISGVFSDKLTRKKIPASAIAILIGLVLAYVGGIYTKGEKGLADIKIFSGFGMMGGSMLRDFAIVSTAMGASFVIMKRTGWVGALSLFLGIVLSFISGVIVGLFGGYTDAISLSTIGAGACTYIVGPVTGAAIGANSDVIALSIAAGVVKAIAVTIGTPFIAKYIGLNSPHTAMVFGGLMGTTSGVTAGLAATDPKLVPYGALTATFYTGLGCLFCPSVLFLLMKLIFG, encoded by the coding sequence ATGGAAATCATTGTAAAATTCTTTGAAAAAAACGGTTTGATAATTGCCTTCTTGTCGGTTGGTATAATTACTTACATCTCTGGCGTATTTTCTGATAAACTTACCAGAAAAAAAATTCCCGCTTCTGCAATAGCCATTCTCATTGGTTTGGTTTTGGCCTATGTTGGTGGCATTTACACTAAAGGCGAAAAAGGTTTGGCTGATATAAAAATATTTTCAGGTTTTGGTATGATGGGAGGCTCAATGCTCCGTGATTTTGCCATTGTCTCTACGGCTATGGGAGCAAGTTTTGTCATCATGAAACGAACAGGCTGGGTTGGAGCTTTATCGCTTTTCTTAGGAATCGTGCTTTCATTTATTTCTGGGGTAATTGTTGGGCTTTTTGGAGGATATACTGATGCTATTAGCCTAAGTACCATTGGTGCAGGTGCTTGCACGTATATCGTTGGGCCTGTTACAGGAGCTGCCATTGGTGCAAATTCTGATGTAATTGCCCTGAGTATTGCCGCAGGTGTAGTAAAGGCCATTGCAGTAACTATTGGCACACCGTTTATTGCAAAATATATTGGTCTCAACAGCCCACACACAGCAATGGTTTTTGGAGGATTAATGGGTACAACCAGCGGTGTTACGGCGGGTTTAGCAGCAACAGATCCCAAGTTAGTACCTTACGGGGCTCTTACAGCTACTTTTTATACTGGATTGGGTTGTTTATTCTGCCCCTCGGTTTTGTTTTTATTGATGAAATTGATTTTTGGCTAA
- a CDS encoding acyl-CoA synthetase — translation MLKLVKNANLQPGNQAIISDNQSYTYQNLLDSSEKFASLLLEKSSDLNETRVAFMVSPGFDYVSIQWGIWRAGGIAVPLCISYPLPSLQYVIEDTGAEIVIAGAEYAEILKPLAAEKGFRYIILPEVDKLSIPSKKLPNIQSTRKAMILYTSGTTNLPKGVVTTHANIEAQISTLVKSWKWSAQDHVLCVLPLHHVHGIINVISCALWSGATVEFLPSFSAEGVFGAFQQGKINLFMAVPTIYFKLIAHWESLPIDQQKQISDTLAKFRLMVSGSAALPVSVMEKWKNISTHTLLERYGMTEIGMGISNPYDGERKAGYIGKPLSGVKARLVDENNQVVKRGQPGEIQIKGKNVFLEYWNKPEATQKTFTADGWFKTGDVAVVEKGYYRILGRDSIDIIKSGGYKISALEIEEILRTHPAINDCSVVGVPNDEWGELVAAAIIVNDPNLDLKALNAWMREKMPAYKTPRQYKIVEELPRNAMGKVTKNDLKKMFI, via the coding sequence ATGCTCAAATTAGTAAAAAATGCCAATCTGCAACCTGGCAATCAAGCTATCATTTCTGATAACCAATCATATACTTATCAGAATTTATTAGATTCCTCCGAAAAATTTGCCTCACTTTTACTTGAAAAAAGTTCAGATCTAAACGAAACGCGTGTCGCGTTTATGGTTTCTCCGGGTTTCGATTATGTAAGCATTCAATGGGGAATTTGGCGTGCAGGGGGAATTGCCGTGCCTTTGTGCATTAGTTATCCATTGCCTTCATTACAATATGTGATCGAAGATACAGGGGCTGAAATTGTAATTGCAGGTGCCGAATACGCCGAAATTCTAAAACCTTTAGCTGCTGAAAAAGGATTCAGATATATAATTTTGCCTGAAGTTGACAAACTTTCTATTCCGTCAAAAAAATTACCTAATATTCAATCTACTCGTAAAGCGATGATACTCTATACGAGTGGTACTACTAATTTACCCAAAGGCGTTGTGACCACACATGCCAACATTGAGGCTCAAATTTCTACCTTGGTGAAATCTTGGAAGTGGTCAGCCCAAGACCATGTTTTATGTGTACTTCCATTACACCATGTACACGGAATCATCAATGTTATTTCTTGTGCTTTGTGGTCGGGAGCAACCGTTGAGTTTTTGCCATCATTTTCAGCAGAAGGCGTTTTTGGTGCATTTCAGCAAGGTAAAATCAATCTATTCATGGCAGTACCAACGATTTACTTCAAATTAATTGCTCATTGGGAAAGCTTACCTATCGACCAACAAAAACAAATTTCTGATACGCTTGCCAAATTCCGCTTGATGGTTTCGGGTTCAGCAGCCTTGCCAGTATCAGTTATGGAAAAATGGAAAAATATCAGTACGCATACATTGCTCGAACGCTACGGAATGACCGAAATTGGCATGGGTATCAGTAACCCGTACGATGGAGAAAGGAAGGCTGGATACATTGGTAAACCATTATCAGGAGTAAAAGCCAGACTCGTAGATGAAAATAACCAAGTGGTGAAACGTGGACAACCTGGAGAAATTCAGATAAAAGGCAAAAATGTTTTCTTGGAATATTGGAATAAACCCGAAGCTACTCAAAAGACTTTCACGGCTGATGGTTGGTTTAAAACTGGAGATGTTGCAGTTGTTGAAAAAGGTTATTATCGAATTTTAGGACGTGACTCTATTGATATTATTAAGTCGGGTGGGTATAAAATTTCAGCTTTAGAAATTGAAGAAATCTTACGTACGCACCCAGCTATCAATGATTGTAGTGTGGTTGGGGTGCCCAATGATGAATGGGGCGAATTAGTGGCTGCAGCTATTATTGTCAATGACCCTAATTTAGATTTAAAGGCATTAAATGCTTGGATGAGAGAAAAAATGCCAGCCTACAAAACACCTCGTCAATATAAGATTGTAGAAGAACTTCCAAGAAATGCCATGGGCAAAGTGACAAAGAATGATTTGAAAAAAATGTTCATCTAA
- a CDS encoding GNAT family N-acetyltransferase: MQRHYQCLKNQEFTFQEFSLIPLRDEDKYPIMKWRNEQIYHLRQAKPLTETDQKNYFENVVAKLFEQAKPNQILFSFLKNGECIGYGGLVHINWIDLNAEISFIMDTALEKDFFEYHWSAYLNLIKQVAFNDIGFHKIFTYAFDLRPHLYTMLLKNGFSEEARLKEHCLFEGKFIDVLIHTTYAYSSTKG, encoded by the coding sequence ATGCAAAGACACTATCAATGTTTAAAAAATCAAGAATTTACCTTTCAGGAATTTTCATTGATTCCGCTTCGTGATGAAGATAAATATCCAATCATGAAGTGGCGAAACGAACAGATTTATCACCTTCGACAAGCCAAACCACTCACAGAAACCGACCAAAAGAATTACTTTGAAAATGTGGTTGCGAAACTTTTCGAGCAAGCGAAACCAAATCAGATACTTTTTTCGTTCTTAAAAAATGGTGAGTGTATCGGTTATGGTGGTTTAGTACATATTAATTGGATTGACCTAAACGCCGAAATCTCATTTATTATGGATACCGCTCTTGAAAAAGACTTTTTTGAGTATCATTGGAGTGCTTACTTAAACTTAATTAAGCAAGTAGCATTCAATGACATTGGTTTTCATAAGATTTTCACTTATGCTTTCGATTTAAGACCTCATTTATATACAATGTTACTGAAAAATGGTTTCTCGGAAGAAGCTCGTCTGAAAGAACATTGCTTGTTTGAGGGCAAATTTATCGATGTTTTGATTCATACTACCTATGCATATTCATCAACGAAAGGCTAA
- a CDS encoding zinc-binding alcohol dehydrogenase family protein encodes MKTIILNQPQELKLIHQDFDDTLAPHEALLKIHRIGICGTDYHAYRGRQPFFSYPRVLGHELGAEVIALGSEAQNGGIKVGAKVSVEPYLNCGECQPCKNGRTNCCESLKVLGVHIDGGMVEYLKVPVNKLHTSEKLAYEQLALVETLGIGSHAVQRANVTEKDIVLVIGAGPIGLSVIQFAKINGAKIAVMDFSEQRLAFANQAIGIDVSIVPNENYSADDLRKTLGGNLPTVVFDATGNAQSMMKAFSYVCFGGKLVYVGLFQGEVTFFDPDFHRREITLLASRNALPADFKHIISKMESGEINTKAWLTHEAAFEDLPEIFETWLDPKSQVIKAMVVL; translated from the coding sequence TTGAAAACTATCATTTTAAACCAACCTCAAGAACTCAAACTTATTCACCAAGATTTTGATGATACATTAGCTCCGCACGAAGCTTTGTTGAAAATCCATCGCATTGGTATTTGTGGAACTGATTATCATGCGTATCGTGGGCGTCAACCATTTTTCTCGTATCCTCGTGTTTTAGGGCATGAACTTGGTGCGGAAGTGATTGCATTAGGGAGTGAAGCTCAAAATGGAGGTATTAAAGTTGGAGCGAAAGTATCAGTCGAACCATATTTGAATTGTGGAGAGTGTCAACCATGTAAAAATGGCAGAACCAACTGTTGTGAGAGCCTAAAAGTATTGGGTGTGCATATTGATGGTGGAATGGTAGAATATTTAAAAGTGCCAGTCAATAAACTTCATACTTCTGAAAAATTAGCTTATGAACAACTGGCTTTGGTTGAAACTTTAGGGATTGGTTCGCATGCTGTACAAAGAGCAAATGTAACCGAAAAAGATATTGTATTGGTTATTGGTGCGGGGCCTATTGGTCTTTCTGTTATTCAGTTTGCCAAAATCAATGGTGCAAAAATTGCGGTAATGGATTTTAGCGAACAACGACTAGCTTTTGCAAACCAAGCTATTGGAATTGATGTAAGTATTGTTCCTAATGAAAATTATTCTGCTGATGATTTAAGAAAAACGTTAGGTGGAAATTTACCTACTGTTGTTTTTGATGCCACAGGGAATGCCCAATCAATGATGAAGGCGTTTTCTTATGTTTGCTTTGGCGGAAAGTTAGTTTACGTTGGGCTTTTTCAAGGAGAAGTAACCTTTTTTGACCCAGATTTTCATCGAAGAGAAATTACACTTTTAGCCAGTAGAAATGCCTTGCCTGCTGATTTTAAACACATTATTTCGAAGATGGAAAGTGGGGAAATCAATACCAAAGCATGGTTGACTCATGAAGCTGCTTTTGAAGATTTACCTGAAATTTTTGAGACATGGCTCGACCCAAAATCGCAAGTTATCAAAGCTATGGTTGTTTTATAA
- the rsfS gene encoding ribosome silencing factor, with amino-acid sequence MKEIKELSGEELCRLVVHGMLEKKATNIVVMDLRNVKNAITDYFVICSGNTDTQIDAIATSVDEEVFKGSKMNPWHQEGKQNREWILLDYVDVVVHVFRKDRRKFYDLESLWGDAETTIIEESVEPEAPQLMYFED; translated from the coding sequence ATGAAAGAAATCAAAGAACTTTCTGGTGAAGAGTTATGTCGCTTAGTAGTACACGGAATGTTAGAAAAAAAAGCGACCAATATTGTAGTAATGGATTTACGAAATGTAAAAAATGCTATTACTGACTATTTTGTAATTTGCTCTGGAAACACCGATACACAAATTGATGCCATTGCTACCTCAGTGGACGAAGAAGTTTTCAAAGGTTCAAAAATGAATCCATGGCACCAAGAAGGAAAGCAAAACAGAGAATGGATTTTACTCGACTACGTAGATGTTGTCGTGCATGTTTTTAGAAAAGACCGTCGTAAATTCTATGATTTAGAATCACTTTGGGGAGATGCCGAAACAACAATAATCGAGGAAAGTGTTGAACCCGAAGCACCACAACTAATGTACTTCGAGGATTAA
- the pseI gene encoding pseudaminic acid synthase: MFKIADTIISPEHKPFIIAEMSGNHNQSLERAFEIVDAAAEAGAHALKLQTYTADTITFNGTSDEFVIKDQNSLWANQNLHKLYQMAYTPWEWHQPIFERAKAHGMLAFSSPFDTTAVDFLESLDVPCYKIASFENTDHILLKKVAQTGKPVIMSTGVASIADIQESVGVLRKNGCKDLVLLKCTSTYPATPESTNLLTIPHMKELFDCQIGLSDHTMGIGASVAAVALGARVIEKHFTLRRADGGVDSAFSLEPEELKNLVIESERAFLAMGKVNYILSEKEQKSLQYKRSLYVVEPMKAGDVFSDKNIRSIRPSNGLHTRYYEEILGKKATQDIAAGTALSWNLIS; this comes from the coding sequence ATGTTTAAAATAGCAGATACAATCATAAGCCCAGAGCATAAGCCTTTTATCATTGCTGAAATGTCGGGCAACCATAATCAGTCATTAGAACGTGCCTTCGAAATTGTCGATGCTGCTGCCGAAGCTGGTGCTCATGCACTTAAATTACAAACTTATACCGCTGATACCATTACATTCAATGGTACTTCCGATGAGTTTGTGATAAAAGACCAAAATTCACTTTGGGCCAACCAAAACTTACATAAACTTTACCAAATGGCTTATACGCCTTGGGAATGGCATCAACCGATTTTCGAACGTGCAAAAGCTCATGGAATGTTAGCGTTTAGTAGTCCATTTGATACTACTGCCGTTGATTTTCTAGAATCATTGGATGTGCCTTGCTATAAAATCGCTTCATTTGAAAATACCGACCATATTTTACTAAAAAAAGTAGCCCAAACTGGCAAACCAGTAATTATGAGTACGGGTGTAGCGAGTATCGCAGATATACAAGAATCGGTTGGTGTTTTACGCAAAAATGGTTGTAAAGATTTGGTACTTTTGAAATGTACGAGCACCTACCCTGCTACACCCGAAAGCACAAATTTGCTTACCATTCCTCACATGAAAGAGCTTTTCGATTGCCAAATTGGGCTCTCCGACCATACAATGGGTATCGGAGCATCGGTTGCTGCGGTTGCTTTGGGTGCTAGAGTAATAGAAAAACATTTTACCCTTCGCCGTGCTGATGGCGGGGTAGATTCAGCTTTTTCATTGGAACCAGAAGAACTTAAAAACCTAGTTATAGAATCTGAAAGGGCATTCTTGGCTATGGGAAAAGTCAATTATATTCTTTCGGAAAAAGAGCAAAAAAGTCTGCAATATAAGCGTTCTTTATATGTAGTAGAGCCAATGAAAGCAGGCGATGTTTTCAGCGATAAAAATATTCGTTCGATTCGCCCTTCAAATGGCTTACATACAAGGTATTATGAAGAGATTTTGGGTAAAAAAGCCACACAAGACATTGCCGCAGGAACAGCTTTAAGCTGGAATTTAATTAGCTAA
- a CDS encoding biotin--[acetyl-CoA-carboxylase] ligase has translation MHNFQPKTLFLGKNHIYLPSCHSTNDIAAEIIQTKRVFDGTIVITSNQTAGRGQRGNTWEALPNQNITFSIILKPDFLSVVHQFRLNIAVSLGIFEFLCKYLSNGLAIKWPNDIYVGNKKMGGVLIENTLSGSRIAYSVIGIGLNINQLSFSNEKAISLRLATQKQEDFDIQTLIEQLCGCIEKYYLQLKNGGAFIETQKKKYIERLFRVGEEHLYEKEEIIFKGKIVDVADSGHLMMEVGQELKKFEFKEISFVI, from the coding sequence TTGCACAATTTTCAACCCAAAACTTTATTTCTCGGCAAAAATCATATTTATCTGCCAAGTTGTCATTCAACTAACGATATTGCTGCCGAAATAATTCAAACAAAGAGAGTTTTTGATGGTACTATTGTCATTACCTCCAATCAAACTGCTGGCCGTGGGCAGCGTGGAAACACTTGGGAAGCCCTCCCGAATCAAAATATTACATTTTCAATAATATTAAAACCAGATTTTTTATCAGTTGTTCATCAATTTCGTCTAAATATTGCGGTTTCTTTGGGTATTTTTGAGTTTTTGTGCAAATATTTATCAAATGGTTTAGCTATAAAATGGCCTAACGATATTTATGTTGGTAATAAAAAAATGGGAGGAGTTTTGATTGAAAATACGCTTTCGGGAAGCAGAATTGCCTATTCGGTGATAGGAATAGGATTAAATATTAATCAATTGAGTTTTTCTAACGAAAAAGCTATTTCGCTTCGTTTGGCAACGCAAAAGCAAGAAGATTTTGATATTCAGACACTGATTGAACAATTATGTGGATGCATAGAAAAATATTATTTGCAACTGAAAAATGGAGGGGCGTTTATTGAAACACAGAAAAAGAAATACATAGAGAGATTATTTAGGGTAGGAGAGGAGCATCTTTATGAAAAAGAAGAAATTATTTTCAAAGGAAAAATAGTAGATGTTGCAGATAGTGGTCATTTGATGATGGAAGTTGGGCAAGAATTGAAAAAATTTGAATTTAAAGAAATATCATTTGTGATTTAA
- the madL gene encoding malonate transporter subunit MadL: MIIYGVAILAFCYVIGQLFGEFLGKLLGVDANVGGVGFAMLLLIILSDWFNKKGYLDRQTENGIMFWNQMYIPIVVAMSATQNVRVAVSSGFIAVLAGLIPIIICAIMIPLLAKLSKNTQLD, from the coding sequence ATGATAATCTACGGAGTGGCTATTTTAGCCTTTTGTTATGTAATTGGCCAGCTATTTGGCGAATTTCTTGGAAAATTACTTGGCGTTGATGCCAATGTTGGTGGCGTAGGTTTTGCTATGCTATTATTAATTATACTAAGCGACTGGTTCAATAAAAAAGGTTATCTCGACCGACAAACAGAAAACGGCATTATGTTCTGGAATCAAATGTATATTCCAATTGTAGTGGCAATGTCTGCCACACAAAATGTGCGAGTTGCTGTTTCAAGTGGCTTTATTGCAGTCTTAGCAGGCCTTATTCCCATAATTATTTGTGCTATTATGATTCCATTATTAGCTAAACTTTCAAAAAATACCCAACTCGACTAA
- a CDS encoding tyrosine-type recombinase/integrase: MVSYFLQHIKFEKRLSHHTVTAYEGDMKQFSAYLKFQYDLKDPEKADFQMIRSWIASMAEEKMENRSINRKIATLRTFYNFLLRHKIIVTDPMVKIKALKTDKSLPKYVEEKPMENLLDEVEFSNDFAGMRDKLVLELLYGTGMRLSELIGLKLSDLNLYNNTLTVLGKRNKHRVIPINRNLVGAIRDYLAQRNDLIDDNSDDYLILTDTGTQAYPVFIQRLVKRYLSLVTSLEQRSPHVLRHSFATHLLNRGADLNAIKDLLGHTSLAATQVYTHNSIDKLKKIFQQAHPKA, encoded by the coding sequence ATGGTTTCTTATTTTCTACAACATATCAAATTCGAAAAACGCCTCAGCCATCATACCGTTACGGCTTATGAGGGCGATATGAAGCAATTTTCAGCCTACCTAAAATTTCAGTACGACCTCAAAGACCCCGAAAAGGCAGATTTTCAGATGATTCGCTCATGGATTGCAAGCATGGCGGAAGAAAAGATGGAAAATCGGAGTATCAATCGAAAAATAGCTACTTTGCGTACTTTTTATAACTTCTTGCTTCGCCATAAGATTATTGTAACCGACCCTATGGTGAAAATTAAAGCATTGAAAACCGATAAAAGCTTACCGAAATACGTAGAAGAAAAACCTATGGAAAACCTCTTGGACGAGGTAGAGTTTTCGAATGATTTTGCTGGAATGAGGGATAAATTGGTGCTAGAATTACTCTATGGTACAGGAATGCGTTTATCGGAATTAATTGGTTTGAAATTAAGCGATTTGAATCTCTATAATAATACACTAACAGTTTTAGGAAAGAGAAATAAGCATCGAGTAATTCCAATCAATCGAAACTTAGTGGGGGCGATTAGAGATTATTTAGCTCAAAGAAATGACCTCATTGATGATAATTCAGATGATTATTTGATTTTGACCGATACTGGCACGCAAGCGTATCCAGTATTTATTCAACGATTGGTTAAAAGATATTTGTCTTTAGTAACTTCACTCGAACAACGTAGTCCACACGTATTACGGCATTCATTTGCAACGCATTTGCTCAATAGAGGAGCTGATTTGAATGCCATCAAAGATTTGCTCGGACATACAAGTTTAGCAGCTACGCAGGTTTACACGCACAATTCGATTGATAAACTCAAGAAAATATTTCAGCAGGCTCATCCGAAGGCATAG
- a CDS encoding Ppx/GppA phosphatase family protein yields MRTAIIDLGTNTFHLLIVEGSKKIFQTSIPAKIGKGGISQGVISEEGIQRALTVLRGFKEEIDKHEIAIEKIYATGTSAIRNAGNKAEFIERVEQETGIKIRVISGEEEAELICLGVKQAMSIPETSMIMDIGGGSVEFIICNDEKIFWKQSFEIGGQRLMDKFMKSDPISMRSIQMMDDYFREALLPLANACHQYAPKVLIGSSGSFDTLIDMQYMKEKGQLPEAHEVAFEYQIPAFYWAYDELIFKNHEERMQIPGMIELRVDMIVVAMCLIRFIIQLHEIQRIRVSSYALKEGIMAQALKN; encoded by the coding sequence ATGCGTACAGCCATCATTGATTTAGGCACTAATACTTTTCATTTATTAATTGTTGAAGGCTCAAAAAAGATTTTTCAAACCTCAATACCTGCCAAAATCGGCAAAGGTGGCATTAGTCAAGGCGTCATTTCAGAAGAAGGTATTCAGAGAGCATTGACGGTTCTCAGGGGCTTCAAAGAAGAAATTGACAAGCATGAAATAGCTATTGAAAAAATATATGCTACTGGTACAAGTGCTATCAGAAATGCAGGAAATAAAGCTGAATTTATTGAGCGAGTTGAGCAAGAAACAGGTATTAAAATTAGAGTTATTTCGGGCGAAGAAGAAGCCGAACTCATTTGTCTGGGCGTGAAACAAGCCATGAGTATTCCTGAAACTTCCATGATTATGGATATTGGCGGAGGTAGTGTGGAGTTTATTATCTGTAATGATGAAAAGATTTTTTGGAAACAAAGTTTTGAAATTGGTGGGCAAAGATTAATGGATAAATTCATGAAATCTGACCCAATTTCAATGCGTTCGATACAAATGATGGATGATTATTTTAGAGAAGCCCTCCTACCCTTAGCTAATGCTTGTCATCAGTATGCTCCTAAAGTTTTAATTGGCTCTTCTGGTTCATTCGATACGCTCATTGATATGCAATACATGAAAGAAAAAGGCCAACTACCTGAAGCACATGAAGTAGCATTTGAATATCAAATTCCAGCATTTTATTGGGCTTATGATGAATTGATTTTTAAAAATCACGAAGAAAGAATGCAAATTCCGGGAATGATTGAGCTTAGAGTTGATATGATTGTGGTTGCCATGTGCTTAATTCGATTCATTATTCAATTGCACGAAATTCAAAGAATTAGGGTTTCAAGCTATGCTTTAAAAGAAGGCATTATGGCTCAAGCATTGAAAAATTAG